A region of Burkholderiales bacterium JOSHI_001 DNA encodes the following proteins:
- a CDS encoding ribulose bisphosphate carboxylase small subunit (PFAM: Ribulose bisphosphate carboxylase, small chain), with protein sequence MMTNPTGRITQGQFSFLPDLTDAEISLQIEYGLKKGYAWSVEYTDDPHPRNTYWEMFGMPMFDLKDAAGVLMELNNCRKTFPNHYIRLMAFDSTRNVETIAMSFIVNRPTKEPGFGIARTETVGRTIRYRISSYATDQPEGERYGA encoded by the coding sequence ATGATGACCAACCCCACCGGCCGCATCACCCAGGGCCAGTTCAGTTTCCTGCCCGACCTGACCGACGCCGAGATCTCGCTGCAGATCGAGTACGGCTTGAAGAAGGGTTATGCCTGGAGCGTGGAATACACCGACGACCCGCACCCGCGCAACACCTACTGGGAGATGTTCGGCATGCCGATGTTCGACCTGAAGGACGCCGCCGGCGTGCTGATGGAACTGAACAACTGCCGCAAGACCTTCCCCAACCACTACATCCGGCTGATGGCCTTTGACTCCACCCGCAACGTGGAAACCATCGCGATGAGCTTCATCGTCAACCGCCCGACCAAGGAGCCTGGCTTCGGCATCGCCCGCACTGAAACCGTGGGCCGCACCATCCGCTACCGCATCAGCAGCTACGCCACCGACCAACCCGAGGGCGAGCGCTACGGCGCATAA
- a CDS encoding ribulose 1,5-bisphosphate carboxylase, large subunit (PFAM: Ribulose bisphosphate carboxylase large chain, N-terminal domain; Ribulose bisphosphate carboxylase large chain, catalytic domain), translating to MNMPAEPGLADASKDQIKDQKKRYSAGVLKYRQMGYWDADYVPKDTDVLCLFRITPQEGVDPVEAAAAVAGESSTATWTVVWTDRLTACDSYRAKAYKVEPVPGNPGQYFAWVAYDLILFEEGSIANMTASLIGNVFSFKPLKAARLEDIRVPVAYVKTFKGPPTGLVVERERLDKFGRPLLGATTKPKLGLSGRNYGRVVYEGLKGGLDFMKDDENINSQPFMHWRDRFLYVMDAVNKASAATGEVKGSYLNITAGTMEEMYRRAEFAKELGSVIVMVDLVIGWTAIQSMAEWCRANDMLMHMHRAGHGTYTRQKNHGVSFRVIAKWLRLAGCDHLHTGTAVGKLEGDPMTVQGYYNVCRDSFTKTDLPRGLYFDQDWADLKKVMPVASGGIHAGQMHQLIDLFGDDVVLQFGGGTIGHPAGIQAGAVANRVALECMVKARNEGRDIINEGPDILRRAAQFCTPLKQALDTWGEISFNYASTDTSDYAVTPAVA from the coding sequence ATGAACATGCCCGCCGAACCCGGCCTGGCCGACGCCAGCAAGGACCAGATCAAGGACCAGAAGAAGCGCTACTCGGCCGGGGTGCTGAAGTACCGCCAGATGGGCTACTGGGACGCCGACTACGTGCCCAAGGACACCGACGTGCTGTGCCTGTTCCGCATCACGCCCCAGGAAGGCGTGGACCCGGTGGAAGCCGCCGCCGCCGTGGCCGGCGAAAGCAGCACCGCCACCTGGACGGTGGTGTGGACCGACCGCCTCACAGCCTGCGACAGCTACCGCGCCAAGGCCTACAAGGTGGAGCCGGTGCCGGGCAACCCGGGCCAGTACTTTGCCTGGGTGGCCTACGACCTGATCCTGTTCGAGGAAGGGTCGATTGCCAACATGACGGCCAGCTTGATCGGCAACGTCTTCAGCTTCAAGCCGCTGAAGGCCGCCCGGCTGGAAGACATCCGCGTGCCGGTGGCCTACGTCAAGACCTTCAAGGGCCCGCCCACCGGCCTGGTGGTGGAACGCGAACGCCTGGACAAGTTCGGCCGCCCGCTGCTGGGCGCCACCACCAAGCCCAAGCTGGGGCTGTCCGGCCGCAACTACGGTCGCGTGGTCTACGAGGGCCTGAAGGGCGGGCTGGACTTCATGAAGGACGACGAGAACATCAACTCGCAGCCCTTCATGCACTGGCGCGACCGCTTCCTGTACGTGATGGACGCGGTGAACAAGGCCAGCGCCGCCACGGGTGAAGTGAAGGGCAGCTACCTGAACATCACCGCCGGCACCATGGAAGAGATGTACCGCCGCGCCGAGTTCGCCAAGGAACTGGGCAGCGTCATCGTGATGGTGGACCTGGTGATCGGCTGGACCGCCATCCAGAGCATGGCCGAATGGTGCCGCGCCAACGACATGCTGATGCACATGCACCGCGCCGGGCACGGCACCTACACCCGGCAGAAGAACCACGGCGTCAGCTTCCGCGTCATCGCCAAGTGGCTGCGCCTGGCCGGCTGCGACCACCTGCACACCGGCACCGCGGTGGGCAAGCTGGAAGGCGACCCGATGACGGTGCAGGGCTACTACAACGTCTGCCGCGACAGCTTCACCAAGACCGACCTGCCGCGCGGCCTGTACTTCGACCAGGACTGGGCCGACCTGAAGAAGGTGATGCCCGTCGCCTCCGGCGGCATCCACGCCGGCCAGATGCACCAGCTGATCGACCTGTTCGGCGACGACGTGGTGCTGCAGTTCGGCGGCGGCACCATCGGCCACCCGGCGGGCATCCAGGCCGGTGCGGTGGCCAACCGCGTGGCGCTGGAATGCATGGTGAAGGCGCGCAACGAAGGCCGCGACATCATCAACGAAGGCCCGGACATATTGCGCCGCGCCGCGCAGTTCTGCACCCCGCTGAAGCAGGCGCTGGATACCTGGGGCGAGATCAGCTTCAACTATGCGTCAACCGACACGTCCGACTACGCCGTGACCCCTGCGGTCGCCTGA
- a CDS encoding transcriptional regulator (PFAM: Bacterial regulatory helix-turn-helix protein, lysR family; LysR substrate binding domain) yields the protein MNITFRQLRVFDAVVRQGSVQRAAEFLHLTPPAVSMALKEVEGQVGLPLFDRQGRTLSLSTAGEYFVVYARRLLGTLKEADDAMARFKGAESGRLTIGMVSTAKYFLPQLLAQFHQQHPLVDVRLKLGGREQLVALMQAGEVDLSVMGRPPKDWPNRAEPFAMHPHVLITSPTHPLAQLETVPAAALAREGFIVREPGSGTRAALEEYLAEFHLRPMFIMEMPSNEAIKQAVMAGMGVSLMSLHTIALELQHKLIATPATQGLPLMRRWHVVNAAAKLLSPAAEAFRYFVLEHGEAHLAAMFGRHA from the coding sequence ATGAACATCACCTTCCGGCAATTGCGGGTGTTTGACGCGGTGGTGCGCCAGGGCAGCGTGCAGCGCGCCGCCGAGTTCCTGCACCTGACACCCCCGGCCGTCTCCATGGCGCTGAAGGAGGTGGAGGGGCAGGTGGGCCTGCCGCTGTTCGACCGCCAGGGCCGCACCCTGTCGCTGTCCACCGCGGGCGAGTACTTCGTGGTCTACGCGCGGCGCCTGCTGGGCACGCTGAAGGAGGCCGACGACGCGATGGCGCGCTTCAAGGGCGCCGAATCCGGCCGGCTGACCATCGGCATGGTCAGCACCGCGAAGTACTTCCTGCCGCAGCTGCTGGCGCAGTTCCACCAGCAGCACCCGCTGGTGGATGTGCGCCTGAAGCTGGGCGGGCGCGAACAGCTGGTGGCGCTGATGCAGGCCGGCGAGGTGGACCTGTCCGTGATGGGCCGCCCGCCCAAGGACTGGCCCAACCGCGCCGAGCCTTTTGCCATGCACCCGCATGTGCTGATCACGTCACCCACGCACCCGCTGGCGCAGCTGGAAACGGTGCCGGCCGCGGCCCTGGCGCGCGAAGGCTTCATCGTGCGCGAGCCCGGCTCTGGCACCCGTGCAGCGCTGGAGGAGTACCTGGCCGAGTTCCACCTGCGGCCCATGTTCATCATGGAAATGCCCAGCAACGAAGCCATCAAGCAGGCGGTGATGGCGGGCATGGGTGTGAGCCTGATGTCGCTGCACACCATCGCGCTGGAGCTGCAGCACAAGCTGATTGCCACGCCCGCCACCCAGGGCCTGCCGCTGATGCGGCGTTGGCACGTGGTGAACGCCGCGGCCAAGCTGCTGAGCCCGGCGGCCGAGGCCTTCCGCTACTTCGTGCTGGAACACGGCGAAGCCCACCTGGCCGCCATGTTCGGCCGCCACGCCTGA
- a CDS encoding DNA/RNA helicase, superfamily I (PFAM: UvrD/REP helicase), whose amino-acid sequence MADAPASLNPAQLQAVHHLSGPCLVLAGAGSGKTRVITHKIARLLQHGLAPKEIAAITFTNKAAQEMRERAKGLVGPRAAKDLVVSTFHSLGVRILREDGTRLGLKEKFSILDSDDVLGVIKDIGGNTDNKQARHWQWTISLWKNQGLNSAGAAGVAADDDQRVTARIMALYEERLSAYQAVDFDDLISLPLKLLQRDDEARAKWQTAFRHVLVDEYQDTNAVQYELLKALVSSDDIRQRGQFTAVGDDDQSIYGWRGATIDNLKRLPQDWPDLKVIPLEQNYRSTGSILRAANNVIAGNPKIFEKKLWSEFGDGDPVRLLECDGEEHEAERAVAFVQGKRAEGGEVKFSDFAILYRANHQSRVLEQKLRGAQIPYKVSGGQSYFDRAEIKDLCAWLRLLVNQDDDPAFLRAVTTPKRGIGHQTLGHLGEFAGKWKTSLFEALFADSLVGALNKKAIDGLHEFGRYVNDLEHRARHTVGSEDAKALLLGWLKDIAYEKHLYDGEDSEKLAAARWTNVLDFVDWIAKRCGGEITQEGGTFESEKKSVLDVAQTISVILSLAERGEDQDVVTLSTLHAAKGLEWPHVMLAGVNEGLLPFKQGDEEMTPQRLEEERRLMYVGITRARTTLLVSTLRRRKRGRDTVAGIPSRFIGEMKLHEATNKEDPRERLKKLREQLATKAAAYTPPA is encoded by the coding sequence ATGGCCGACGCCCCCGCTTCCCTGAACCCCGCGCAGTTGCAAGCCGTTCACCACCTGTCCGGCCCCTGCCTGGTGCTGGCGGGCGCCGGGTCGGGCAAGACGCGGGTCATCACACACAAGATTGCGCGGCTGCTGCAGCACGGCCTCGCGCCCAAGGAAATCGCGGCCATCACCTTCACCAACAAGGCGGCGCAGGAGATGCGCGAACGCGCCAAGGGCCTGGTGGGCCCGCGTGCGGCCAAGGACCTGGTGGTCAGCACCTTCCACAGCCTGGGGGTGCGCATCCTGCGCGAGGACGGCACCCGCCTGGGCCTGAAGGAGAAGTTCTCCATCCTGGATTCGGACGACGTGCTGGGTGTCATCAAGGACATCGGCGGCAACACCGACAACAAGCAGGCCCGGCACTGGCAATGGACCATCAGCCTGTGGAAGAACCAGGGCCTGAACAGCGCGGGCGCCGCCGGCGTGGCGGCCGACGACGACCAGCGTGTCACCGCCCGCATCATGGCGCTGTACGAAGAACGCCTGTCGGCCTACCAGGCGGTGGATTTCGACGACCTGATCAGCCTGCCGCTGAAGCTGCTGCAGCGTGACGACGAAGCCCGCGCCAAGTGGCAGACGGCCTTTCGCCACGTGCTGGTGGACGAGTACCAGGACACCAACGCCGTGCAGTACGAACTGCTCAAGGCCCTGGTCAGCAGCGACGACATCCGCCAGCGCGGCCAGTTCACCGCGGTGGGCGACGACGACCAATCCATCTACGGCTGGCGCGGCGCCACCATCGACAACCTCAAGCGCCTGCCCCAGGACTGGCCGGACCTGAAAGTGATTCCGCTGGAGCAGAACTACCGCTCCACCGGCAGCATCCTGCGGGCGGCGAACAACGTCATCGCCGGCAACCCCAAGATCTTCGAGAAGAAGCTGTGGAGCGAGTTCGGCGACGGCGACCCGGTGCGCCTGCTCGAATGCGATGGCGAAGAACACGAGGCCGAACGTGCGGTGGCATTCGTCCAGGGCAAACGTGCCGAAGGGGGCGAAGTGAAGTTCAGCGACTTCGCCATCCTGTACCGCGCCAACCACCAGAGCCGGGTGCTGGAGCAGAAGCTGCGCGGCGCGCAGATTCCCTACAAGGTCAGCGGCGGCCAGAGCTACTTCGACCGTGCCGAGATCAAGGACCTGTGCGCCTGGCTGCGCCTGCTGGTCAACCAGGACGACGACCCGGCCTTCCTGCGCGCCGTCACCACGCCCAAGCGCGGCATTGGCCACCAGACCCTGGGCCACCTGGGCGAATTCGCCGGCAAATGGAAGACCAGCCTGTTCGAAGCCCTGTTCGCCGACAGCCTGGTGGGCGCGCTGAACAAGAAGGCCATCGATGGCCTGCACGAGTTCGGCCGCTACGTGAACGACCTGGAGCACCGCGCCCGCCACACCGTGGGCAGCGAGGACGCCAAGGCGCTGCTGCTGGGCTGGCTGAAGGACATTGCCTACGAAAAGCACCTGTACGACGGCGAGGACAGCGAAAAGCTGGCCGCCGCGCGCTGGACCAATGTGCTGGACTTCGTGGACTGGATTGCCAAGCGCTGCGGCGGCGAGATCACCCAGGAAGGCGGCACCTTTGAGAGCGAAAAGAAAAGCGTGCTGGACGTGGCCCAGACCATCAGCGTGATCCTGAGCCTGGCCGAACGCGGCGAGGACCAGGACGTGGTGACCCTGTCCACCCTGCACGCCGCCAAGGGCCTGGAGTGGCCGCATGTGATGCTGGCCGGCGTGAACGAAGGCCTGCTGCCTTTCAAGCAGGGCGACGAGGAGATGACGCCGCAGCGCCTGGAAGAAGAGCGCCGCCTGATGTATGTGGGCATCACGCGTGCGCGCACCACGCTGCTGGTGAGCACGCTGCGCCGGCGCAAGCGCGGCCGCGACACGGTGGCCGGCATCCCCAGCCGCTTCATCGGGGAGATGAAGCTGCACGAGGCCACGAACAAGGAAGACCCGCGCGAGCGCTTGAAGAAGCTGCGTGAGCAGCTGGCCACCAAGGCGGCGGCCTACACGCCGCCGGCCTGA
- a CDS encoding phosphodiesterase/alkaline phosphatase D (PFAM: PhoD-like phosphatase) translates to MSRTPPPLTRRSWLAGAAGLAAPAFIPHARAADVPRFALGIASGQPRADAVVLWTRLTGPELPERVSVQWEVASDEAFSQVVAKGTEEAEAAWAHSVHAEPAGLAPSCGYFYRFRALGQQSPVGRTRTAPAPDAAATLNFAIASCQRWDHGHWAAWRHAVTRPLDVVLFLGDYIYEYPSPPNALRAHEGGLCTTLAEYRARYAQYKSDPALQAAHAAFPWLMVWDDHEVANDYAGLAGGLPMGDFEAQRAAAYQAYWEHLPFAKAQRPRGAHMRIVGRLDWGRLARIHLLDDRQYRDPQACQPAVGRSSVESVKRCAALSDPKRSLLGAEQEQWLAQGWDRERPWNLLAQQTLMARFTSTDPASDTGPSVWTDGWDGYGPARARLLAGAQARGAKGLVVLGGDVHAHHVADLHADPDRAGSPRVGTEFCGTSISSRGRAQASLDAAMGFNPHMRYARADQRGLVAFTLDEKLLKAELMSVRQPLQADSAVDVAARFVVEAARPGAQVG, encoded by the coding sequence ATGAGCCGCACGCCCCCGCCCCTCACCCGCCGCAGCTGGCTGGCCGGCGCTGCCGGTCTGGCCGCGCCCGCCTTCATACCCCATGCGCGCGCGGCCGACGTACCACGCTTCGCGCTGGGCATCGCCAGCGGCCAGCCGCGTGCCGACGCTGTGGTGCTGTGGACGCGCCTGACCGGCCCCGAACTGCCCGAGCGCGTCAGCGTGCAATGGGAAGTGGCCAGCGACGAGGCCTTCAGCCAGGTCGTGGCCAAGGGCACGGAAGAGGCCGAGGCCGCCTGGGCCCACAGCGTGCATGCGGAACCGGCTGGCCTGGCGCCCTCATGCGGGTACTTCTACCGTTTCCGCGCCCTGGGCCAGCAAAGTCCGGTGGGGCGAACGCGCACGGCCCCAGCGCCCGATGCGGCGGCCACGCTGAACTTCGCCATCGCCAGCTGCCAGCGCTGGGACCATGGCCACTGGGCGGCCTGGCGCCACGCGGTCACCCGGCCACTGGATGTGGTGCTGTTCCTGGGCGACTACATCTACGAATACCCCTCGCCACCGAATGCGCTGCGCGCCCACGAAGGCGGCCTGTGCACCACGCTGGCCGAGTACCGCGCGCGCTACGCCCAGTACAAGAGCGACCCCGCGCTGCAGGCCGCCCACGCGGCCTTTCCCTGGCTGATGGTCTGGGACGACCACGAGGTGGCCAACGATTACGCCGGCCTGGCCGGCGGCCTGCCGATGGGCGATTTTGAAGCCCAGCGCGCCGCGGCCTACCAGGCCTATTGGGAACACCTGCCCTTTGCCAAGGCCCAGCGCCCGCGCGGTGCGCACATGCGCATCGTGGGCCGGCTGGACTGGGGCCGGCTGGCGCGCATCCACCTGCTGGACGACCGCCAGTACCGCGACCCGCAGGCCTGCCAGCCCGCGGTGGGCCGCAGCAGCGTGGAATCGGTGAAGCGCTGTGCCGCGCTCAGCGACCCCAAGCGCAGCCTGCTGGGCGCCGAGCAGGAGCAGTGGCTGGCACAGGGCTGGGACCGCGAACGGCCCTGGAACCTGCTGGCCCAGCAGACGCTGATGGCGCGCTTCACCTCCACCGACCCCGCGTCCGACACCGGCCCCAGCGTGTGGACCGACGGCTGGGATGGCTACGGCCCGGCCCGTGCGCGCTTGCTGGCTGGCGCCCAGGCGCGCGGCGCCAAGGGCCTGGTGGTGCTGGGCGGCGATGTGCATGCCCACCACGTGGCCGACCTGCACGCCGACCCCGACCGCGCCGGCTCGCCCCGGGTGGGCACCGAGTTCTGCGGCACGTCCATCAGCAGCCGAGGCCGCGCGCAGGCGTCGCTGGACGCGGCCATGGGCTTCAACCCGCACATGCGCTATGCGCGGGCCGACCAGCGCGGCCTGGTGGCCTTCACGCTGGACGAGAAGCTGCTGAAGGCCGAGCTGATGTCGGTGCGCCAGCCGCTGCAGGCTGACAGCGCGGTGGACGTGGCGGCGCGCTTCGTGGTGGAAGCCGCCCGGCCTGGCGCCCAGGTGGGCTGA
- a CDS encoding putative permease (PFAM: Membrane transport protein), which produces MTAILAVTVPFFALVLCGYLAGRWHVLPESAIPGLNAFVLYFALPCMLFRFGLGTPIADLLNPAVLAVYLLVALGVVGFTVAMTLGRKIKLKDAAFGALVAAFPNSGFMGVPMLTALVGPAAIGPLVCSLLADIFVTTSLCIGLAEAHGAGGWRTAVKRALAGATKNPQPWAIALGGTLRALDIRPPGAVDTVVRMLADAATPVALFTIGTVLWRAGQHAHHRTAPRHFVPPALIKLLLHPLLVMLGCAVARQLGAPLSAQQAMVLTLTAALPSAANVALLAERFGADNGRIARIILTSTVAAFASFSLLAWAFGVRPGGV; this is translated from the coding sequence ATGACCGCCATCCTCGCCGTCACCGTCCCCTTCTTCGCCCTGGTGCTGTGCGGCTACCTGGCGGGCCGCTGGCATGTGCTGCCGGAGTCGGCCATCCCGGGGCTGAACGCCTTCGTCCTGTATTTCGCGCTGCCCTGCATGCTGTTCCGCTTCGGCCTGGGCACGCCCATCGCCGACCTGCTGAACCCGGCCGTGCTGGCGGTGTATTTGCTGGTGGCGCTGGGGGTGGTGGGCTTCACCGTGGCCATGACCCTGGGGCGCAAGATCAAGCTGAAGGACGCCGCGTTTGGCGCCCTGGTGGCGGCCTTCCCGAATTCCGGCTTCATGGGCGTGCCCATGCTCACCGCGCTGGTGGGCCCGGCGGCCATCGGGCCGCTGGTGTGCAGCCTGCTGGCCGACATCTTCGTCACCACCTCGCTGTGCATCGGGCTGGCCGAAGCGCATGGCGCGGGCGGCTGGCGCACGGCGGTCAAGCGCGCGCTGGCCGGCGCCACCAAGAACCCGCAGCCCTGGGCCATCGCCCTGGGCGGCACCCTGCGCGCGCTGGACATCCGCCCGCCCGGCGCGGTGGACACCGTGGTGCGCATGCTGGCCGATGCAGCCACGCCGGTGGCGCTGTTCACCATCGGCACGGTGCTGTGGCGGGCCGGGCAGCATGCGCACCACCGCACCGCGCCGCGCCATTTCGTGCCGCCGGCGCTGATCAAGCTGCTGCTGCACCCGCTGCTGGTGATGCTGGGCTGCGCCGTGGCGCGGCAGCTGGGCGCGCCGCTCAGCGCCCAGCAGGCCATGGTGCTGACACTCACCGCCGCCCTGCCCAGCGCGGCCAATGTGGCCTTGCTGGCCGAGCGCTTCGGCGCGGACAACGGCCGCATCGCGCGCATCATCCTGACCAGCACCGTGGCCGCCTTCGCCAGCTTTTCGCTGCTGGCCTGGGCCTTCGGCGTGCGGCCGGGGGGCGTTTGA
- a CDS encoding PEP-CTERM motif protein (PFAM: PEP-CTERM motif~TIGRFAM: PEP-CTERM putative exosortase interaction domain) produces the protein MHMPMPLTRCLVLVAWAACAAVQAAPVTVTAGQPATFNFDLSVAGASPSGTYTDIQLDTGLQPASLDLSLESGFWQAFTGLDGSGTAIDLGSLGPFTLPLLLDDPGLADGLFSARLIMTAGDVVVEPFVTRSVPGEGPQSVGPLQAPEPASLALVGLALLALGAVQRGGGRPA, from the coding sequence ATGCACATGCCGATGCCGCTGACGCGCTGTCTGGTTCTGGTGGCTTGGGCGGCCTGCGCGGCGGTGCAGGCCGCGCCGGTGACGGTGACGGCCGGCCAGCCGGCCACCTTCAATTTCGACCTTTCGGTCGCGGGCGCCAGCCCGTCGGGCACCTACACCGACATCCAACTCGACACGGGTCTTCAGCCCGCCAGCCTGGACCTGTCCTTGGAGTCAGGCTTCTGGCAAGCCTTCACCGGCCTGGATGGCAGCGGCACGGCCATCGACCTGGGATCGCTGGGACCGTTCACCCTGCCGCTGCTGCTGGACGACCCGGGGCTGGCGGATGGCCTGTTTTCCGCGCGATTGATCATGACCGCCGGCGACGTGGTCGTCGAGCCGTTCGTGACGCGCTCGGTGCCCGGTGAAGGCCCGCAGTCGGTCGGCCCGTTGCAGGCGCCCGAACCCGCCAGCCTGGCCTTGGTGGGCCTGGCCTTGCTGGCGCTGGGTGCGGTGCAACGCGGCGGCGGCAGGCCCGCCTGA
- a CDS encoding primosomal protein N' (PFAM: Helicase conserved C-terminal domain; DEAD/DEAH box helicase~TIGRFAM: primosomal protein N'), with the protein MSGFALRVAVDTPQHAGLGGALSYRSERPLAPGSLVRVPLGRREVAGIVWPGPTETDPGVELRPVAQVFDALPPLGPAWLALVEFASAYYQRGLGELALAVLPPELRKLDAQQLAQSLVRLRKKLDKQAAAALKDPPGPAPDAPEPSAEQAQALQALDDALASSRGGSPPGDGAPPRAPLPLLLFGVTGSGKTEVYLRAAQSVLARGRQALVLVPEINLTPQLQERFAARFPRRRLVALHSGLTPAQRLAAWAQAHLGLADIVLGTRLGVFASLPRLGLIVVDEEHDPSYKQQEGARYSARDLAVYRGHLEGVPVLLGSATPSLESWARAQEGRYRLLPMAQRAGGASLPKVRVFDMGSLPRDKGRPAPVLAPALLAAMQERIARGEQCLVFLNRRGYAPVLQCGDCGWKSGCPHCSAWRVFHKLDRTLRCHHCGFTERVPRACPDCGNQDIAPIGRGTEKLEEQLQELLPGARIARIDADAVRGKGELEARLAEVHAGAVDVLVGTQMVTKGHDFRRITLVAAVNPDSALFAADFRAPERLFALLMQAAGRAGRDASGAAAQMWVQTWHPQHPLYAALKRHDFAAFAQQQLSERQMGGMPPYAHLALMRAEAREASVAADFLRAAAQVASTLPDADAVMVYPPVPPGVAKVANMERMQMLVECASRARLQRFLAAWLPLLNPLRAQHKGLARWAVDVDPLSI; encoded by the coding sequence ATGAGCGGGTTCGCGCTGCGCGTGGCCGTGGACACGCCCCAGCACGCCGGCCTGGGCGGCGCACTCAGCTACCGCAGTGAGCGGCCGCTCGCACCCGGCAGCTTGGTGCGCGTGCCCCTGGGTCGGCGTGAGGTGGCCGGTATCGTCTGGCCCGGCCCCACCGAGACCGACCCTGGCGTGGAACTGCGCCCGGTGGCCCAGGTGTTCGACGCCCTGCCGCCGCTGGGCCCGGCCTGGCTGGCCCTGGTCGAATTTGCATCTGCTTATTACCAGCGCGGCCTGGGCGAACTGGCCCTGGCGGTGCTGCCGCCCGAGTTGCGCAAGCTGGACGCGCAGCAGCTGGCGCAAAGCCTGGTGCGACTGCGCAAGAAGCTGGACAAGCAGGCCGCGGCGGCCCTGAAAGACCCGCCAGGCCCGGCCCCTGACGCGCCCGAGCCCAGCGCCGAGCAGGCCCAGGCCCTGCAGGCGCTGGACGACGCGCTGGCGTCCTCCCGGGGCGGCAGCCCGCCGGGGGACGGCGCCCCGCCGCGTGCCCCCTTGCCGCTGCTGCTGTTCGGCGTCACCGGCAGCGGCAAGACCGAGGTCTACCTGCGCGCCGCGCAAAGCGTGCTGGCGCGGGGCCGCCAGGCCCTGGTGCTGGTGCCGGAAATCAACCTCACGCCGCAGTTGCAGGAACGCTTTGCGGCACGCTTCCCCCGCCGGCGCCTGGTGGCGCTGCACAGCGGCCTGACGCCCGCACAGCGCCTGGCCGCCTGGGCCCAGGCCCACCTGGGCCTGGCCGACATCGTGCTGGGCACGCGGCTGGGCGTGTTCGCGTCGCTGCCGCGGCTGGGGCTGATCGTGGTGGACGAGGAACACGACCCGTCCTACAAGCAGCAGGAGGGCGCGCGCTACTCGGCGCGCGACCTGGCCGTCTACCGCGGCCACCTGGAGGGCGTGCCGGTGCTGCTGGGGTCGGCCACGCCGTCGCTGGAAAGCTGGGCGCGCGCGCAGGAAGGGCGTTACCGCCTGCTGCCCATGGCGCAACGTGCCGGTGGCGCTTCCTTGCCGAAGGTGCGGGTGTTCGACATGGGCAGCCTGCCGCGCGACAAGGGCCGCCCCGCCCCGGTGCTGGCCCCGGCGCTGCTGGCCGCCATGCAAGAACGCATCGCGCGTGGCGAGCAGTGCCTGGTGTTCTTGAACCGGCGTGGCTACGCCCCGGTGCTGCAGTGCGGCGACTGCGGCTGGAAAAGCGGCTGCCCGCACTGCAGCGCCTGGCGCGTCTTCCACAAGCTGGACCGCACGCTGCGCTGCCACCACTGCGGCTTCACGGAACGCGTGCCGCGCGCCTGCCCCGACTGCGGCAACCAGGACATCGCGCCCATCGGCCGCGGCACCGAGAAGCTGGAGGAGCAGTTGCAGGAACTGCTGCCCGGCGCGCGCATCGCCCGCATCGACGCCGACGCGGTGCGCGGCAAGGGCGAGCTGGAAGCGCGCCTGGCCGAGGTACACGCCGGTGCGGTGGATGTGCTGGTGGGCACGCAGATGGTGACCAAGGGCCACGACTTCCGCCGCATCACCCTGGTGGCGGCGGTGAACCCGGACAGCGCGCTGTTCGCGGCCGACTTTCGCGCCCCCGAACGCCTGTTCGCGTTGCTGATGCAGGCCGCCGGCCGTGCCGGGCGCGACGCCAGCGGCGCGGCAGCCCAGATGTGGGTGCAGACCTGGCACCCCCAGCACCCGCTGTACGCGGCGCTGAAGCGCCACGACTTCGCGGCCTTCGCGCAGCAGCAGTTGTCCGAACGCCAGATGGGGGGCATGCCGCCCTACGCCCACCTGGCGCTGATGCGCGCTGAAGCGCGCGAGGCCAGCGTGGCCGCGGACTTCCTGCGAGCGGCGGCCCAGGTCGCCAGCACGCTGCCGGACGCCGACGCGGTGATGGTCTACCCGCCGGTGCCGCCCGGCGTGGCCAAGGTGGCCAACATGGAACGCATGCAGATGCTGGTGGAATGCGCGTCGCGCGCGCGCCTGCAGCGCTTCCTGGCGGCCTGGCTGCCGCTGCTGAACCCGCTGCGCGCGCAGCACAAGGGCCTGGCGCGCTGGGCGGTGGACGTGGACCCGCTGTCGATCTGA